From a single Arvicanthis niloticus isolate mArvNil1 chromosome 19, mArvNil1.pat.X, whole genome shotgun sequence genomic region:
- the Znf131 gene encoding zinc finger protein 131 isoform X3: MKSHSTESFKCEICNKRYLRESAWKQHLNCYHLEEGGVSKKQRTGKKIHICQYCEKQFDHFGHFKEHLRKHTGEKPFECSNCHERFARNSTLKCHLTACQTGVGAKKGRKKLYECQVCNSVFNSWDQFKDHLVIHTGDKPNHCTLCDLWFMQGNELRRHLSDAHNISERIVTEEVLSVETHLQTEPVTSMTIIEQVGKVHVLPLLQVQVDSAQVTVEQVHPDLLQDSQVHDSQMSELPEQVQVSYLEVGRIQTEEGTEVHVEELHVERVNQMPVEVQTELLEADLDHMTPEIMSQEEREPSHADAAMEEHEDAEGLETKPNEYSQAKKAENDRTCRF, encoded by the exons ATGAAATCACACTCCACTGAGAGTTTCAAGTGTGAAATATGCAATAAAAGGTATCTTCGAGAGAGTGCATGGAAACAACACCTAAACTGTTACCACCTTGAAGAAGGTGGAGTAAGTAAGAAGCAAAGAACTGGGAAAAAAATTCACATATGCCAGTACTGTGAGAAACAGTTTGACCACTTTGGACACTTTAAAGAACACCTTCGAAAACATACAG GTGAAAAGCCTTTTGAATGTTCAAATTGTCACGAGCGGTTTGCTAGAAATAGCACTCTCAAATGCCACCTCACAGCATGCCAAACTGGAGTAGGGgcaaaaaagggaaggaagaagcttTATGAATGCCAG GTCTGTAACAGTGTATTTAACAGCTGGGACCAGTTCAAAGACCACTTGGTAATACACACTGGAGATAAACCCAACCATTGTACTCTGTGTGACTTGTGGTTTATGCAAGGAAATGAATTAAGGAGGCATCTCAGTGATGCTCACAACATTTCAGAGCGTATAGTAACTGAAGAAGTCCTTTCAGTAGAAACACATTTACAAACTGAACCAGTGACATCAATGACTATTATAGAACAAGTTGGGAAAGTGCATGTGTTACCACTGCTTCAGGTCCAAGTGGATTCCGCACAAGTAACTGTGGAACAAGTTCATCCAGATctgctccaggacagccaagtgcATGATTCACAAATGAGTGAGCTTCCAGAGCAGGTCCAAGTGAGTTATCTGGAAGTGGGCCGAATTCAGACTGAAGAAGGCACTGAAGTACATGTTGAAGAGCTTCACGTTGAACGGGTAAATCAGATGCCAGTTGAAGTACAGACTGAGCTTCTAGAAGCTGACTTGGATCACATGACCCCCGAAATCATGAGCCAAGAGGAGAGAGAGCCTAGCCATGCAGATGCTGCCATGGAAGAACATGAAGATGCTGAGGGGTTAGAGACCAAACCAAATGAGTATTCCCAAGCTAAAAAAGCAGAGAATGACAGGACATGCCGGTTTTAG
- the Znf131 gene encoding zinc finger protein 131 isoform X2, whose protein sequence is MEAEETMECLQEFPEHHKMILDRLNEQREQDRFTDITLIVDGHHFKAHKAVLAACSKFFYKFFQEFTQEPLVEIEGVSKMAFRHLIEFTYTAKLMIQGEEEANDVWKAAEFLQMLEAIKALEVRNKENSAPLEENTTGKNEAKKRKIAETSNVITESLPSAGSEPVEIEVEIAEGTIEVEDEGMEALEEMAAAKQSIKYIQSTGSSDESALALLADITSKYRQGESKGQISEDDCASDPISKQEHMKSHSTESFKCEICNKRYLRESAWKQHLNCYHLEEGGVSKKQRTGKKIHICQYCEKQFDHFGHFKEHLRKHTGEKPFECSNCHERFARNSTLKCHLTACQTGVGAKKGRKKLYECQVCNSVFNSWDQFKDHLVIHTGDKPNHCTLCDLWFMQGNELRRHLSDAHNISERIVTEEVLSVETHLQTEPVTSMTIIEQVGKVHVLPLLQVQVDSAQVTVEQVHPDLLQDSQVHDSQMSELPEQVQVSYLEVGRIQTEEGTEVHVEELHVERVNQMPVEVQTELLEADLDHMTPEIMSQEEREPSHADAAMEEHEDAEGLETKPNEYSQAKKAENDRTCRF, encoded by the exons ATGGAGGCTGAAGAAACGATGGAATGCCTTCAGGAGTTTCCCGAACATCATAAAATGATCTTGGACCGATTGAATGAACAGCGGGAGCAGGACCGGTTTACAGACATCACCCTGATTGTCGACG GACATCATTTTAAGGCCCACAAGGCTGTTTTGGCTGCCTGCAGTAAGTTCTTCTACAAATTCTTTCAGGAGTTTACTCAAGAACCTTTGGTTGAAATTGAAG GTGTTAGTAAAATGGCTTTTCGTCACTTAATTGAGTTCACATACACAGCAAAATTAATGATACAAGGGGAAGAAGAAGCCAATGACGTGTGGAAAGCAGCAGAGTTTCTCCAAATGCTGGAAGCTATTAAAGCACTTGAAGTCAG GAACAAAGAAAACTCAGCTCCATTAGAGGAAAACACTACAGGAAAAAATGaggcaaaaaaaagaaagatagcagaaacttcaaatgttatcaccgAGTCATTGCCGTCTGCAGGATCAGAACCTGTGGAAATTGAGGTGGAGATTGCTGAAGGCACAATTGAAGTGGAAGACGAAGGCATGGAAGCTTTGGAGGAGATGGCTGCTGCCAAGCAGTCTATAAAGTACATACAGAGCACAGGCTCCTCCGATGAGTCCGCTCTCGCGTTATTGGCAGACATCACCAGCAAGTATCGTCAGGGTGAAAGCAAAGGGCAGATTAGCGAAGATGACTGTGCATCTGACCCCATAAGCAAACAG GAACACATGAAATCACACTCCACTGAGAGTTTCAAGTGTGAAATATGCAATAAAAGGTATCTTCGAGAGAGTGCATGGAAACAACACCTAAACTGTTACCACCTTGAAGAAGGTGGAGTAAGTAAGAAGCAAAGAACTGGGAAAAAAATTCACATATGCCAGTACTGTGAGAAACAGTTTGACCACTTTGGACACTTTAAAGAACACCTTCGAAAACATACAG GTGAAAAGCCTTTTGAATGTTCAAATTGTCACGAGCGGTTTGCTAGAAATAGCACTCTCAAATGCCACCTCACAGCATGCCAAACTGGAGTAGGGgcaaaaaagggaaggaagaagcttTATGAATGCCAG GTCTGTAACAGTGTATTTAACAGCTGGGACCAGTTCAAAGACCACTTGGTAATACACACTGGAGATAAACCCAACCATTGTACTCTGTGTGACTTGTGGTTTATGCAAGGAAATGAATTAAGGAGGCATCTCAGTGATGCTCACAACATTTCAGAGCGTATAGTAACTGAAGAAGTCCTTTCAGTAGAAACACATTTACAAACTGAACCAGTGACATCAATGACTATTATAGAACAAGTTGGGAAAGTGCATGTGTTACCACTGCTTCAGGTCCAAGTGGATTCCGCACAAGTAACTGTGGAACAAGTTCATCCAGATctgctccaggacagccaagtgcATGATTCACAAATGAGTGAGCTTCCAGAGCAGGTCCAAGTGAGTTATCTGGAAGTGGGCCGAATTCAGACTGAAGAAGGCACTGAAGTACATGTTGAAGAGCTTCACGTTGAACGGGTAAATCAGATGCCAGTTGAAGTACAGACTGAGCTTCTAGAAGCTGACTTGGATCACATGACCCCCGAAATCATGAGCCAAGAGGAGAGAGAGCCTAGCCATGCAGATGCTGCCATGGAAGAACATGAAGATGCTGAGGGGTTAGAGACCAAACCAAATGAGTATTCCCAAGCTAAAAAAGCAGAGAATGACAGGACATGCCGGTTTTAG
- the Znf131 gene encoding zinc finger protein 131 isoform X1 — translation MEAEETMECLQEFPEHHKMILDRLNEQREQDRFTDITLIVDGHHFKAHKAVLAACSKFFYKFFQEFTQEPLVEIEGVSKMAFRHLIEFTYTAKLMIQGEEEANDVWKAAEFLQMLEAIKALEVRNKENSAPLEENTTGKNEAKKRKIAETSNVITESLPSAGSEPVEIEVEIAEGTIEVEDEGMEALEEMAAAKQSIKYIQSTGSSDESALALLADITSKYRQGESKGQISEDDCASDPISKQVEGIEIVELQLSHVKDLFHCEKCNRSFKLFYHFKEHMKSHSTESFKCEICNKRYLRESAWKQHLNCYHLEEGGVSKKQRTGKKIHICQYCEKQFDHFGHFKEHLRKHTGEKPFECSNCHERFARNSTLKCHLTACQTGVGAKKGRKKLYECQVCNSVFNSWDQFKDHLVIHTGDKPNHCTLCDLWFMQGNELRRHLSDAHNISERIVTEEVLSVETHLQTEPVTSMTIIEQVGKVHVLPLLQVQVDSAQVTVEQVHPDLLQDSQVHDSQMSELPEQVQVSYLEVGRIQTEEGTEVHVEELHVERVNQMPVEVQTELLEADLDHMTPEIMSQEEREPSHADAAMEEHEDAEGLETKPNEYSQAKKAENDRTCRF, via the exons ATGGAGGCTGAAGAAACGATGGAATGCCTTCAGGAGTTTCCCGAACATCATAAAATGATCTTGGACCGATTGAATGAACAGCGGGAGCAGGACCGGTTTACAGACATCACCCTGATTGTCGACG GACATCATTTTAAGGCCCACAAGGCTGTTTTGGCTGCCTGCAGTAAGTTCTTCTACAAATTCTTTCAGGAGTTTACTCAAGAACCTTTGGTTGAAATTGAAG GTGTTAGTAAAATGGCTTTTCGTCACTTAATTGAGTTCACATACACAGCAAAATTAATGATACAAGGGGAAGAAGAAGCCAATGACGTGTGGAAAGCAGCAGAGTTTCTCCAAATGCTGGAAGCTATTAAAGCACTTGAAGTCAG GAACAAAGAAAACTCAGCTCCATTAGAGGAAAACACTACAGGAAAAAATGaggcaaaaaaaagaaagatagcagaaacttcaaatgttatcaccgAGTCATTGCCGTCTGCAGGATCAGAACCTGTGGAAATTGAGGTGGAGATTGCTGAAGGCACAATTGAAGTGGAAGACGAAGGCATGGAAGCTTTGGAGGAGATGGCTGCTGCCAAGCAGTCTATAAAGTACATACAGAGCACAGGCTCCTCCGATGAGTCCGCTCTCGCGTTATTGGCAGACATCACCAGCAAGTATCGTCAGGGTGAAAGCAAAGGGCAGATTAGCGAAGATGACTGTGCATCTGACCCCATAAGCAAACAGGTAGAAGGTATTGAAATTGTGGAACTTCAGCTGTCACATGTGAAGGACTTGTTCCATTGTGAGAAATGTAACCGTTCCTTTAAATTGTTTTACCATTTTAAGGAACACATGAAATCACACTCCACTGAGAGTTTCAAGTGTGAAATATGCAATAAAAGGTATCTTCGAGAGAGTGCATGGAAACAACACCTAAACTGTTACCACCTTGAAGAAGGTGGAGTAAGTAAGAAGCAAAGAACTGGGAAAAAAATTCACATATGCCAGTACTGTGAGAAACAGTTTGACCACTTTGGACACTTTAAAGAACACCTTCGAAAACATACAG GTGAAAAGCCTTTTGAATGTTCAAATTGTCACGAGCGGTTTGCTAGAAATAGCACTCTCAAATGCCACCTCACAGCATGCCAAACTGGAGTAGGGgcaaaaaagggaaggaagaagcttTATGAATGCCAG GTCTGTAACAGTGTATTTAACAGCTGGGACCAGTTCAAAGACCACTTGGTAATACACACTGGAGATAAACCCAACCATTGTACTCTGTGTGACTTGTGGTTTATGCAAGGAAATGAATTAAGGAGGCATCTCAGTGATGCTCACAACATTTCAGAGCGTATAGTAACTGAAGAAGTCCTTTCAGTAGAAACACATTTACAAACTGAACCAGTGACATCAATGACTATTATAGAACAAGTTGGGAAAGTGCATGTGTTACCACTGCTTCAGGTCCAAGTGGATTCCGCACAAGTAACTGTGGAACAAGTTCATCCAGATctgctccaggacagccaagtgcATGATTCACAAATGAGTGAGCTTCCAGAGCAGGTCCAAGTGAGTTATCTGGAAGTGGGCCGAATTCAGACTGAAGAAGGCACTGAAGTACATGTTGAAGAGCTTCACGTTGAACGGGTAAATCAGATGCCAGTTGAAGTACAGACTGAGCTTCTAGAAGCTGACTTGGATCACATGACCCCCGAAATCATGAGCCAAGAGGAGAGAGAGCCTAGCCATGCAGATGCTGCCATGGAAGAACATGAAGATGCTGAGGGGTTAGAGACCAAACCAAATGAGTATTCCCAAGCTAAAAAAGCAGAGAATGACAGGACATGCCGGTTTTAG